Proteins from a single region of Sebastes umbrosus isolate fSebUmb1 chromosome 8, fSebUmb1.pri, whole genome shotgun sequence:
- the LOC119493064 gene encoding disintegrin and metalloproteinase domain-containing protein 28-like — protein sequence MTPTLLLWLLILIASLKPSESHGHDFEDVKDYEVVRPVRLHTVRKRHAEHLRPETVKYGMTVGGRDIELQLERNKELLTKDYTETYYQEDGTRVTTTPNDVDHCYYHGSIVNDSQSSVSISTCDGLRGYFRTSAQRYLIEPLSGGDEGDHAVMTVDDKNSTPAMCGVTNTSWSDDFEPQTSRRRSRSVGIVQKQKYLELYLVADNRAYVKMNRDRTAMRNRIFEVVNFVNMAYKPLRTFVALVGLEIWSSRDLISVTPPAGANLNAFMNWRNSELVKRKKHDNAHLISGIDFEGDTVGLAFLGTLCSAHSVGVVQDHNDRAIAVGATLAREMGHNLGMRHDDSSGCACSGDSCIMAAALSRNIPRTFSNCSTNSYEKYLLNRSPSCLLDKPDYSTLEAPSFCGNGFVEKGEQCDCGSLEECTNPCCNATSCTLKEGSQCAEGECCEDCKISPRSRECRRRQDECDLAEFCDGKSATCPEDVFTVNGVSCDGGLGYCYNGQCPQRPNQCVKLYGPTATDAAPSCYNRNTRGTYYAFCRRPDENTYIPCQPEDVFCGKLFCHGGNDNPNYGRMVRVGTCKAAFFGDYTKDYGQVDTGTKCGDGKVCSQNECMELQTAYRNTNCSAECSGNVVCNHRSECHCEPGWMPLHCNSNNASLSPLSTGSETSSSTKGLMS from the exons ATGACGCCAACGCTCCTATTGTGGCTCCTCATCCTAATTGCCTCGCTCAAGCCCTCAG AAAGCCACGGTCACGACTTTGAAGATGTGAAGGACTATGAGGTGGTTCGACCCGTCAGACTTCACACAGTTAGAAAGAGACATGCAGAG CATCTCAGGCCAGAGACTGTTAAGTATGGAATGACGGTGGGAGGACGAGACATTGAATTGCAACTCGAAAGAAATAA GGAATTACTCACCAAAGACTACACTGAGACTTACTACCAAGAAGATGGGACTCGAGTCACCACTACTCCAAATGACGTC GATCACTGCTACTATCATGGCAGCATTGTGAACGACAGCCAATCGTCTGTCAGCATCAGCACTTGTGATGGACTCAG GGGTTACTTCAGAACATCAGCCCAGAGGTACCTGATTGAGCCACTCTCTGGCGGCGATGAGGGGGACCACGCGGTGATGACCGTTGATGACAAGAACTCCACACCTGCAATGTGCGGCGTCACCAACACCAGCTGGAGTGACGACTTCGAACCCCAAACGAGTCGGAGACGCTCCAGATCAGTG GGTATCGTCCAGAAACAGAAATACCTTGAGCTCTACCTTGTTGCTGATAACCGTGCG TACGTGAAGATGAATCGAGATCGGACAGCGATGAGAAACAGGATATTTGAAGTTGTCAACTTTGTCAATATG GCCTACAAGCCTCTGAGGACCTTCGTTGCTCTGGTGGGGCTGGAAATCTGGTCCAGTCGTGACTTGATCTCTGTGACCCCCCCGGCCGGGGCCAACCTGAACGCTTTCATGAATTGGAGGAACTCTGAGCTGGTGAAGAGGAAAAAGCACGACAACGCACATCTCATCAG tggtaTTGACTTTGAAGGAGACACCGTGGGGCTGGCTTTCCTTGGGACTCTTTGCTCAGCTCACTCTGTTGGAGTCGTACAG GATCACAATGACCGGGCCATTGCAGTGGGAGCAACTCTGGCTCGTGAGATGGGCCATAACCTGGGCATGAGACACGATGACTCCAGCGGCTGCGCTTGTTCTGGTGATAGCTGCATCATGGCTGCAGCGCTCAG CCGGAATATTCCTCGGACCTTCAGCAACTGCAGCACCAACAGCTATGAGAAATACTTGCTGAACCGCAGCCCGAGCTGCCTGCTGGACAAACCAGACTACAGCACGCTGGAGGCCCCGTCGTTCTGCGGCAACGGCTTCGTGGAGAAAGGAGAACAGTGTGACTGTGGCAGCTTGGAG GAGTGCACCAACCCGTGCTGCAACGCCACCAGCTGCACACTGAAGGAGGGTTCACAGTGTGCTGAGGGAGAGTGCTGCGAAGACTGTAAG ATCTCGCCTCGGTCCAGGGAGTGCCGCCGGCGGCAGGATGAATGTGACCTGGCAGAGTTCTGTGACGGGAAGAGCGCCACCTGTCCCGAGGACGTGTTTACTGTGAATGGCGTCTCGTGTGATGGAGGTCTGGGGTACTGCTACAACGGCCAGTGTCCACAGAGGCCAAACCAGTGTGTCAAACTGTATGGACCTA CTGCTACAGACGCCGCTCCGTCCTGCTACAACCGGAACACCAGAGGAACCTACTACGCCTTCTGCAGACGCCCCGATGAAAACACATACATCCCCTGTCAGCCAGA AGACGTGTTTTGTGGGAAGCTCTTCTGCCACGGCGGTAATGACAACCCAAACTACGGCCGCATGGTCAGAGTAGGCACCTGCAAGGCCGCCTTCTTTGGAGACTACACCAAAGACTACGGCCAGGTGGACACCGGCACTAAATGTGGGGATGGAAAG GTGTGCAGCCAGAATGAGTGCATGGAGCTTCAGACAGCgtacagaaacacaaactgttCAGCAGAATGCAGCGGCAACGTT GTGTGTAATCACAGAAGTGAGTGTCACTGTGAGCCTGGCTGGATGCCTCTTCACTGCAACTCCAATAACGCGTCTTTGAGTCCTCTTTCTACCG GCTCTGAGACCAGTTCCTCCACCAAAGGTCTGATGTCCTAA